From one Planococcus citri chromosome 3, ihPlaCitr1.1, whole genome shotgun sequence genomic stretch:
- the LOC135839228 gene encoding probable serine/threonine-protein kinase clkA, with amino-acid sequence MLNNKKRRWELLFSICFLALTVVQAQKRPPNYSQDDMPITSFSCHNRIVGGYYADPETDCQMFHVCVNVPGVGIQDFRFLCPNDTTFDQEHQICDDWYNIDCELAQYDSFDLYRIGVDNEIKKPSIPKKPVIANKGTPIPLGPSSTVKPLNVVAPKKNIYTSVNNGISDDEDYYSKHGNAVSDESKVPNDILRGSHSSNFYDSKTKGREDYENDYVAPNTGVKKQELSQPSDGKKHKTLVRKLASKRPVQNHNNQQNYNNVNYNPAQNTQRAQNNQSEFANNANQQQKNRGNVNYNTYTKSQQQDFQDFQRIPATGGPNLYQKINNLTEENNYQEKKQDANRNYESTNNFRSQSKFRPSSKFTTAVPITTAEVRLPSTEYLQNIANNFQQPATLINNQLQDSGEYRKPTEYQGYNNQAYDYTYQQFKQPTSNQAPTAKYQTVSSQKYYETSTAFPDQRKSTEFQSFYYQPNTTVFDYLKYYQTSTTSYQQKAKNYYSTTTTTTSTPKYDPYATFQKSNEKYDEDEFLKTAPSSNLKPSDLNTIYNQKKNAYINATLKAAYNIEPHKASYYQAIATSSQAPRVNYNPTTTPATKNYYQTPTTTQNIYQPAVSSAQQNYQQSAASPQQPNNYYQTFSTAAPQKNYYQSSATNAPQNTYFSPAATNAPQFYQSVATSTPQPQNNFYRQDAVNTQQTNFYQSPATNVPQNNFYPSVATNPPQNVNYQAATNTPQNNNFQTVTTKLPQKPNYQPAAANPTKPASGKQTSFTAAPTSKTSLANNQTKKPGNEKADYDYAYYDNGGGSAEYDTIDAVGEDFARIKKTKQ; translated from the exons atgttgaataacaAGAAAAGAAGATGGGAATTACTGTTTTCAATAT GTTTTTTAGCATTAACTGTTGTACAAGCACAAAAAAGGCCTCCTAATTATAGTCAAGATGATATGCCAATTACGAGTTTTAGTTGTCACAATAGAATTGTCGGTGGCTATTATGCTGATCCAGAAACTGATTGTCAGATGTTTCACGTTTGCGTGAATGTACCAGGCGTTGGG atccaagattttagatttttatgtCCCAATGACACGACGTTTGATCAAGAACATCAAATTTGTGATGATTGGTACAACATCGATTGTGAATTAGCTCAATATGATAGTTTCGATCTATACagaatag GGGTcgataatgaaatcaaaaaaccatCTATACCCAAGAAACCTGTGATAGCCAATAAAGGCACTCCTATTCCATTGGGACCCTCTAGCACTGTGAAACCATTGAATGTTGTCGCCCCCAAGAAAAATATCTACACTTCAGTGAACAATGGAATTAGCGACGATGAAGATTATTATAGCAAGCATGGTAACGCTGTATCTGACGAATCCAAAGTTCCCAACGATATTTTAAG AGGTAGCCACTCCAGCAATTTTTACGACAGTAAAACCAAAGGCAGAGAAGATTACGAAAACGACTACGTAGCACCGAATACTGGAGTGAAAAAACAAGAACTCAGTCAACCATCCGATGGTAAAAAGCACAAAACTCTCGTGAGAAAGCTGGCCAGTAAACGTCCAGTTCAAAACCACAACAACCAACAGAACTACAACAACGTCAATTACAATCCAGCTCAAAATACCCAACGAGCGCAGAATAATCAAAGCGAATTCGCCAACAATGCCAATCAACAGCAGAAAAATCGAGGCAATGTAAACTACAATACTTACACAAAATCGCAACAACAAGATTTCCAAGATTTCCAACGCATACCAGCCACCGGTGGTCCAAATctgtatcaaaaaatcaacaatttgaCCGAAGAGAATAATTACCAAGAGAAGAAACAAGATGCGAACAGGAATTACGAAAGCACCAATAACTTCAGGTCGCAATCGAAATTCAGACCTTCGTCGAAATTCACCACCGCTGTTCCCATCACCACTGCTGAAGTACGTCTGCCATCAACCGAATACTTGCAAAATATCGCCAATAACTTCCAGCAACCAGCTACCCTGATCAACAACCAATTACAAGACAGTGGAGAATATCGTAAACCAACAGAATATCAAGGATATAACAACCAAGCCTACGATTATACCTATCAACAATTCAAACAACCGACTAGTAACCAAGCTCCTACCGCGAAATATCAAACTGTATCTTCGCAAAAATACTACGAAACTTCTACGGCTTTCCCCGATCAACGGAAATCCACTGAATTCCAAAGCTTCTATTACCAACCTAATACTACAGTTTTTGATTATCTCAAGTATTATCAAACTTCGACGACCAGTTACCaacaaaaagctaaaaattactACTCGACCACTACCACAACCACATCGACGCCAAAATACGATCCATACGCCACGTTCCAAAAATCGAACGAGAAATACGACGAAGATGAATTCTTAAAAACTGCCCCTAGTTCGAATTTGAAACCAAGCGATTTGAATACCATTTATAATCAGAAGAAAAACGCCTACATTAACGCTACCTTGAAAGCAGCCTATAACATCGAACCACACAAGGCCAGTTACTATCAAGCTATAGCCACATCTTCGCAAGCACCACGAGTCAATTACAATCCAACGACCACTCCAGCTACGAAAAATTATTACCAAACTCCAACCACGACTCAAAATATTTACCAACCGGCTGTAAGCAGTGCCCAGCAGAATTATCAACAATCGGCAGCTAGTCCTCAGCAACCAAACAATTACTACCAGACCTTCAGCACAGCCGCCCCACAAAAGAATTACTACCAGTCATCTGCTACGAATGCTCCACAAAACACATATTTCTCACCCGCAGCCACCAATGCACCACAATTCTACCAATCGGTAGCTACGAGCACCCCTCAACCTCAAAATAATTTCTATCGTCAAGACGCTGTGAACACTCAACAAACTAATTTCTACCAATCTCCAGCCACCAATGTACCTCAAAATAACTTCTATCCTTCGGTTGCCACTAATCCACCTCAAAACGTGAACTACCAAGCTGCAACTAACACCcctcaaaataataatttccaaaCAGTGACGACTAAATTGCCACAAAAACCCAATTATCAACCAGCTGCAGCCAATCCAACGAAGCCTGCCTCGGGAAAGCAAACATCTTTTACAGCAGCTCCTACTTCGAAAACATCCTTAGCAAATAACCAAACCAAGAAACCAGGCAATGAAAAAGCTGATTACGATTATGCTTACTACGATAATGGAGGTGGCTCGGCTGAATACGACACTATTGACGCCGTTGGCGAAGATTTTGCCAGAATTAAGAAAACCAAACAGTAA
- the LOC135839227 gene encoding uncharacterized protein LOC135839227 isoform X2, with amino-acid sequence MFHVCTIGQKSEITDIKFLCLNGTVFDQETRVCERLDEVDCSKSESFFDLNLELYGNNGGGYGIQPEDENPSHDGDQANCDDEYEDDGSCKKVEPNQKPNVMDIQEEIEYDWEEINSALSTTPASESSSTTQATTTTKPITTSHRPSSTPSANPPKFHYRPEIVPISTTTPNTVLQLLALHEAFQENLKRRDPQLNSKFPPNVSPTQKPSPTKTSSVPHPPYQLSNSPQNHFITNSNKLPNSLPNLSQNVQFSNLAPNRSPPHSTHKAEPVNNFFNKQPSQKVPNKTIANHSPTLASSTNQNVQPLYAYKILGNEGTGTGVNRYRPPSIQPSKPVVEMYKIETVPQLAHSTFTITQNKPYLLRSKMSLEKDTDSENDDEAEERAAPRKLENFSHSNFARAIPDRHSTPKNASDSVSVVLTTSSVSSSISSKPRSAITSNANSVSVSNSLRNSDINNGSSVVLSTKLKEVSPLTFIQPNITDINKSLTDESYYEETRADYDDNAQEYKDILYQTDVQKIKQ; translated from the exons cTGAAATCACGGATATTAAATTTCTTTGTCTGAATGGAACCGTATTTGATCAAGAAACTCGAGTATGCGAACGATTGGATGAAGTAGATTGTAGCAAAAGTGAAAGTTTCTTTGATTTAAATCTTGAACTGTACGGCAATAATGGCGGAGGATACGG aatacaGCCAGAAGACGAAAATCCATCTCACGATGGAGATCAAGCCAACTGCGACGATGAATACGAAGACGACGGAAGCTGTAAAAAGGTAGAACCGAACCAAAAACCAAATGTTATGGACATCCAAGAAGAAATTGAATACGACTGGGAAGAAATAAACTCGGCTTTATCGACAACACCCGCTTCCGAATCATCTTCGACCACGCAAGCCACAACTACAACGAAACCAATCACAACATCACACAGGCCTTCCTCGACACCATCAGCGAATCCGCCAAAATTCCATTACAGGCCCGAAATTGTTCCTATTTCTACTACGACACCGAACACGGTTCTTCAATTGTTAGCCTTACACGAAgcatttcaagaaaatttaaaGCGACGAGATCCGCAATTGAATAGTAAATTTCCACCGAACGTGTCGCCGACTCAAAAGCCAAGTCCGACGAAAACGTCATCGGTGCCTCATCCTCCTTATCAACTTTCGAATTCGCCTCAAAATCATTTCATAACGAATTCTAACAAGTTACCAAATTCGCTGCCTAATCTAAGTCAAAACGTTCAGTTTAGTAATTTAGCGCCTAATCGCAGTCCGCCTCATTCGACTCATAAAGCGGAACctgttaataatttttttaacaaacaaCCCAgtcaaaaagtacctaataaaacGATAGCCAATCATTCGCCCACACTAGCGAGTTCGACAAATCAAAATGTGCAGCCATTATATGCTTATAAAATTTTAGGCAATGAGGGCACCGGCACCGGTGTGAATCGGTACAGACCACCGAGTATACAGCCCAGTAAGCCCGTAGTGGAAATGTACAAAATAGAGACTGTCCCGCAACTTGCTCATTCTACTTTCACAATCACTCAAAATAAACCTTACCTTTTGCGTTCGAAAATGTCGCTAGAAAAGGACACGGATTCGGAAAACGACGACGAAGCTGAAGAACGAGCGGCGCctcgaaaattagaaaatttttcccatTCGAATTTCGCGAGAGCTATTCCTGATCGACATTCGACCCCTAAAAACGCTTCGGATTCCGTCTCCGTGGTACTGACCACTAGTTCAGTATCTTCTTCTATCAGTTCTAAGCCAAGAAGTGCCATAACGAGTAATGCTAATTCCGTATCTGTATCGAATTCTTTGAGGAATTCCGACATCAACAACGGTTCCAGCGTAGTACTTTCTACCAAACTGAAAGAAGTATCACCGTTGACGTTCATTCAGCCCAATATTACCGATATTAATAAATCTTTGACCGATGAATCGTACTACGAAGAAACCAGAGCCGATTACGATGATAATGCTCAAGAATATAAAGATATTTTATACCAGACcgatgttcaaaaaattaagcaaTAA